The Catenulispora sp. GP43 genome includes a region encoding these proteins:
- the eccB gene encoding type VII secretion protein EccB — translation MQTRRDHIQAYQFATGRLVHALTAGDPGTGEQPMRRANLGVVLGLVCAVLLSGGAVVFGLISPAPDFSWRAQGSIIVDKDTGTRYVLLGGTLRPAANYASARLAGSTKPVSMVAHTALAGTPVGSRIGIAGAPEGLPAPTALLNGAWALCLGPAGSGAGSGSGSGSGSGSGSGSVSGGGTVTDLAPAGRTDPAPQRPILVTAVAAASKTALGTAGISGEYVLWGAKKYPVPNASVLAALGLGDQAPLPADAAWLALLATGDPIGPATIPGAGARGPKIAGAQATVGQLFQATAAGVAQFYVLRTDGLAPITRTEAALFATAPGYHPPVQVGPADIAAAPASSDQSLLRRLPDVLSSTPYSPDGVRLCVLQPAPPTPTTASQQPSMPQITLVTEADRLLPANTPVVLPAGTGLLAVTSEADPQTGSPRVFLITDAGKRFELEGSDSIGALGYTGAVGHVVPDPILSLLPAGPPLSVDAARQELPWSAG, via the coding sequence ATGCAGACCCGACGCGACCACATCCAGGCCTACCAGTTCGCCACCGGCCGCCTGGTCCACGCGCTGACCGCCGGCGATCCCGGGACCGGGGAGCAGCCGATGCGGCGCGCCAACCTCGGGGTCGTGCTCGGCCTGGTGTGCGCCGTCCTCCTGTCCGGCGGGGCGGTGGTGTTCGGCCTGATCTCCCCGGCGCCGGACTTCTCCTGGCGGGCTCAGGGCTCGATCATCGTGGACAAGGACACCGGGACCCGGTACGTGCTGCTCGGCGGGACGCTGCGGCCGGCGGCGAACTACGCCTCGGCGCGGCTGGCCGGCAGCACCAAGCCGGTGAGCATGGTCGCGCACACGGCGCTGGCCGGGACGCCGGTCGGGTCGCGGATCGGCATCGCCGGGGCGCCGGAGGGCCTGCCGGCGCCGACCGCGCTGCTGAACGGGGCTTGGGCGCTGTGTCTGGGGCCGGCGGGGTCGGGGGCCGGTTCCGGGTCTGGTTCTGGGTCTGGTTCTGGTTCCGGGTCTGGGTCCGTTTCCGGCGGCGGGACGGTGACCGATCTGGCCCCGGCCGGCCGCACCGACCCCGCACCCCAGCGTCCGATCCTGGTCACGGCGGTCGCGGCGGCTTCGAAGACGGCGCTGGGCACGGCCGGGATCTCCGGTGAGTACGTGCTCTGGGGCGCGAAGAAGTACCCGGTGCCCAACGCCTCCGTCCTGGCCGCGCTGGGGCTCGGCGACCAGGCGCCGCTGCCGGCCGACGCGGCGTGGCTCGCGCTGCTCGCCACCGGCGACCCCATCGGCCCGGCCACGATCCCCGGCGCCGGCGCGCGCGGGCCGAAGATCGCCGGGGCGCAGGCCACGGTCGGGCAGTTGTTCCAGGCGACGGCGGCGGGGGTCGCGCAGTTCTACGTCCTGCGCACCGACGGTCTGGCGCCGATCACCCGCACGGAGGCGGCGCTGTTCGCCACGGCTCCGGGCTACCATCCGCCGGTCCAGGTCGGGCCAGCCGACATCGCCGCCGCGCCGGCGTCCTCGGACCAGAGTCTGCTGCGGCGGTTGCCGGATGTACTGTCTTCGACTCCGTATTCGCCCGACGGGGTGCGGCTGTGCGTGCTCCAGCCGGCGCCGCCGACGCCCACGACGGCTTCGCAGCAGCCGAGCATGCCGCAGATCACCTTGGTGACCGAGGCCGATCGGCTGCTGCCCGCGAACACGCCGGTGGTGCTTCCGGCGGGCACCGGGCTGCTGGCCGTGACATCGGAGGCGGATCCGCAGACCGGGTCGCCGCGGGTGTTCCTGATCACCGACGCCGGGAAGCGGTTCGAGCTGGAGGGCAGCGATTCGATCGGGGCCCTGGGGTACACCGGGGCCGTCGGGCACGTCGTGCCGGACCCGATTCTCAGCCTGCTGCCGGCCGGGCCCCCGCTCAGCGTCGACGCGGCCCGTCAGGAGCTGCCGTGGTCCGCGGGCTGA